One genomic segment of Catalinimonas alkaloidigena includes these proteins:
- a CDS encoding nucleoside deaminase, whose amino-acid sequence MQEEDYLQLAIDRAHEGKTPFGAVIVQQNKVLAAVFNTVSQSKAPTAHAEVNAIREASQKIGASKLKDAILYTTCEPCPMCTAAALFAGIAEVVYGASIPLISQYLPQIMLRSSELLSYSEKKMLLRSVENVAPYEKLLQQYA is encoded by the coding sequence ATGCAAGAAGAAGACTACTTACAACTGGCCATTGACAGAGCCCATGAGGGAAAAACTCCCTTCGGGGCAGTCATTGTACAGCAGAATAAGGTATTGGCGGCAGTGTTTAATACGGTGAGTCAAAGTAAAGCCCCTACTGCACACGCGGAGGTGAATGCAATTAGGGAGGCCAGTCAAAAGATCGGGGCAAGCAAACTTAAGGATGCCATACTCTATACCACCTGTGAGCCATGCCCCATGTGTACGGCCGCGGCCTTATTCGCAGGAATCGCAGAGGTAGTATATGGTGCTAGCATTCCACTGATCAGTCAGTATTTGCCGCAAATTATGCTGCGATCTTCGGAATTACTCAGCTATTCAGAAAAAAAAATGTTGTTAAGATCGGTGGAAAACGTAGCCCCCTACGAAAAACTTCTACAGCAATATGCATAG
- a CDS encoding SusC/RagA family TonB-linked outer membrane protein, producing the protein MMNLLQTLVRVRYKAGFSSGLLLFSLLLGFTAYAQEMSISGKVTDPNNEPIPGVNVLVKGTTQGTITDIEGNYRLNVAENAETLVFSFVGYETQEVTINGRTTIDVNLGLDARELGEVVVTALGVERETKALGYSVQEIQGESITQARETNLVNSLAGKVAGVNVTGSSTTIGGSSRITIRGESSLDINKNQPLFIVDGVPINNNMIGSSGSGNLEADYGNGAGEVNPDDVESISVLKGPNAAALYGSRAANGVIIITTKSGKGANGIGVSVNSTTSFENPLRLPDWQDQYGQGNRGQFAFVDGSGAGIADGVDESWGPRLDGQLLPQFDSPRDAAGFRGGDIDAAPDGSTITPTPWTANPDNINDFFETGVTLTNNVAVSGGNKDGNFRLSFTNLDQSGMLPNTDLRRNTMLFSGGYNLTDKLKANAMVNYIRSRSDNRPSISYGTESIMYLWVWYGRQINTGNLRDYWQPGLEGRQQFNYNYNYHDNPYFTMYENTNGQAKDRVLGNISLTYKFTDELSLMVRSGTDFYRELRDRKRAFSTQRFPFGMYREDNIFFEERNTDFLLTYDKNFDDVWDVNVSLGGNRMDQNYEYNELVAPQLSIPGIYNFGNSRVALQAEEFVNSKRINSLYGLARFGYQNVLFLDLTARNDWSSTLPADNNSYFYPSVSASAVISDMVELPSAISFAKLRAGWAQVGNDTDPYRLTNVYNYLPPWETTQRVTESSVIRNPELKPEIVTSFEIGTDMRFFGGRMGLDFTYYNMSSRNQILQIDVDRTSGYSSKVINAGEIENRGVELMLTGTPVELNNSLRWDVSVNWSRNRSQVVELADDIPSYRIAANRGAEILAVPGERMGDIYGSVFQRYNGEIVYNESGFPLRTSELEKVGNYNPDWMMGINNTISFKGFNLGVLLDIRQGGIIVSQTTWIGRNAGQLEGTVVGRENGMVGEGVIATAYDEAGNITAARPNDVVVPARDWNYQYFRRESNIEAGAWDASYTKLREIRFGYTLPNSLLESLPFRDVSLSVVGRNVALWTQNPHIDPENMSLSGGTLVPGVENMAYPTPRSIGFNLNFKL; encoded by the coding sequence ATGATGAACCTTTTACAAACGCTAGTCAGGGTGAGGTACAAGGCAGGCTTTAGCTCAGGCTTGCTATTGTTTTCTCTGCTGCTTGGCTTTACTGCTTATGCCCAGGAGATGAGTATAAGTGGAAAAGTAACTGACCCTAACAACGAACCCATCCCCGGCGTAAATGTGCTGGTGAAAGGTACTACTCAGGGCACTATTACCGACATTGAAGGAAATTATCGCCTGAATGTCGCTGAGAATGCCGAAACCTTAGTATTCTCATTTGTAGGTTATGAAACGCAGGAGGTGACGATCAATGGGCGCACTACTATTGATGTGAACCTTGGTCTGGACGCACGTGAACTGGGTGAAGTAGTAGTTACTGCCCTCGGCGTAGAACGTGAAACCAAAGCCCTCGGCTACTCGGTCCAGGAAATTCAGGGAGAGTCCATTACCCAGGCCCGGGAGACCAACCTGGTCAACTCGCTAGCCGGTAAGGTTGCGGGTGTCAACGTCACCGGATCATCTACGACCATCGGCGGTTCTTCCCGTATCACCATCCGTGGAGAATCTTCGCTGGACATCAACAAAAATCAGCCTCTATTTATAGTGGACGGTGTGCCTATCAATAATAATATGATCGGCTCCTCCGGCTCAGGGAACCTGGAAGCGGACTATGGCAATGGCGCCGGTGAAGTAAATCCCGATGATGTTGAAAGCATCAGTGTCCTTAAAGGTCCCAATGCAGCCGCGCTTTACGGTTCCAGGGCTGCCAACGGGGTGATTATCATCACTACTAAGTCCGGCAAAGGAGCCAATGGGATAGGTGTCAGTGTCAACTCTACCACCTCTTTTGAAAATCCTCTTCGCCTCCCTGATTGGCAGGATCAATACGGACAAGGAAACCGTGGTCAATTCGCATTTGTAGACGGTTCCGGTGCAGGCATCGCTGATGGAGTTGACGAAAGCTGGGGCCCCCGTCTGGATGGTCAGCTCCTTCCTCAGTTTGACTCTCCCCGTGATGCTGCCGGTTTCCGTGGGGGCGACATTGACGCAGCTCCAGATGGAAGTACCATCACGCCTACTCCCTGGACCGCTAATCCTGATAACATCAATGACTTCTTTGAAACCGGAGTCACGCTGACTAATAATGTCGCCGTTTCAGGAGGTAACAAGGATGGTAATTTCAGATTGTCCTTTACCAATCTGGACCAGAGCGGTATGTTACCCAATACTGACCTGCGAAGAAATACCATGCTTTTCAGCGGGGGCTATAACCTCACGGACAAGCTGAAAGCAAACGCCATGGTCAACTATATCAGAAGCAGAAGTGATAACCGCCCCTCTATCAGCTATGGTACCGAAAGCATTATGTATCTATGGGTGTGGTATGGCAGACAAATCAATACGGGTAACCTTCGTGATTACTGGCAGCCCGGCCTGGAAGGCAGACAGCAGTTTAATTATAACTACAACTACCACGACAACCCTTACTTCACCATGTACGAGAATACCAATGGGCAGGCGAAAGACAGGGTACTGGGGAATATCTCATTGACCTATAAATTTACCGACGAGCTGAGCCTGATGGTACGTTCCGGCACTGACTTTTATCGCGAACTGAGAGACAGAAAAAGAGCGTTCAGTACGCAGCGCTTTCCCTTCGGTATGTACCGGGAAGACAATATTTTCTTTGAAGAAAGAAACACGGACTTCCTGCTGACTTACGACAAAAACTTTGATGATGTATGGGATGTCAATGTCTCATTGGGTGGCAACCGTATGGACCAGAACTATGAGTATAATGAGTTAGTTGCACCTCAGCTATCCATTCCAGGCATTTACAATTTTGGTAACTCCAGGGTAGCGCTGCAGGCTGAAGAGTTTGTCAATTCCAAACGAATCAACAGCTTATATGGACTGGCTCGTTTCGGTTATCAGAATGTGCTTTTCCTGGATTTAACCGCTCGTAACGACTGGTCCAGTACGCTTCCGGCAGATAACAATTCCTACTTCTACCCTTCTGTCTCGGCCAGTGCAGTGATCAGTGATATGGTGGAGTTGCCCTCTGCCATCTCATTTGCAAAGCTGAGAGCCGGCTGGGCGCAGGTGGGTAACGATACCGACCCTTACCGCCTTACCAATGTTTACAATTACCTGCCTCCCTGGGAGACTACGCAGAGGGTTACCGAATCATCAGTCATCCGAAACCCTGAGCTGAAGCCGGAGATCGTGACATCATTTGAGATAGGTACCGATATGCGCTTCTTTGGCGGTAGAATGGGGCTGGACTTCACCTACTACAATATGAGCAGCCGCAACCAGATCCTGCAGATTGATGTAGACCGCACTTCGGGCTATAGCAGTAAGGTGATCAATGCCGGTGAAATTGAAAACAGAGGCGTAGAACTGATGCTGACAGGTACACCGGTTGAACTTAATAACAGCCTGCGTTGGGATGTATCGGTGAACTGGTCCAGAAACCGCTCACAAGTGGTGGAGCTGGCTGATGATATTCCGTCTTATCGCATCGCAGCCAACCGTGGAGCTGAAATTCTTGCAGTACCCGGTGAGCGTATGGGCGACATCTATGGCTCGGTATTCCAGCGCTACAATGGCGAGATTGTGTACAACGAATCTGGCTTCCCATTAAGAACTTCTGAGCTGGAAAAAGTAGGCAATTACAATCCAGACTGGATGATGGGTATTAACAATACCATCAGCTTCAAAGGTTTTAACCTGGGCGTGCTGCTGGATATTCGTCAGGGAGGCATCATTGTCTCGCAAACCACCTGGATAGGTAGAAATGCCGGTCAGCTGGAAGGTACCGTAGTAGGCCGTGAAAATGGTATGGTGGGCGAAGGAGTGATCGCCACCGCCTATGATGAAGCCGGAAACATCACTGCTGCCCGCCCTAATGATGTGGTAGTGCCTGCCCGTGACTGGAACTACCAGTACTTTCGCAGAGAGAGCAATATTGAGGCCGGCGCCTGGGATGCTTCTTACACCAAATTGAGAGAGATCAGGTTTGGCTATACTTTACCCAACAGTTTGCTGGAGTCACTCCCTTTCCGTGATGTGAGCTTGTCTGTAGTGGGAAGGAATGTAGCACTCTGGACACAAAACCCTCATATTGACCCTGAGAATATGTCGCTATCCGGAGGCACACTGGTTCCCGGCGTGGAAAATATGGCATATCCTACGCCTCGCAGTATAGGTTTCAACCTGAATTTTAAACTGTAA
- a CDS encoding thioredoxin family protein produces MNKLMLSVLSLGLLFLVSSFTEPPKESKPTKGINWVTIEEAQELSKENPKKVIMDVYTDWCGWCKKMDKTTFADEKVVEYVNENFYAVKFDAEANKSFAFKGQEFTNPQFTKALRVSGYPTVVFFAEDFSKFQPVSGYRQADEFLKMLESFNQAEPAGK; encoded by the coding sequence ATGAATAAATTAATGCTTAGCGTACTTTCTTTGGGATTACTCTTTTTAGTTTCTTCATTTACTGAACCTCCTAAAGAAAGCAAACCAACTAAAGGAATCAATTGGGTAACGATAGAGGAAGCGCAAGAACTTTCTAAAGAAAATCCAAAAAAGGTCATCATGGATGTGTATACGGATTGGTGCGGATGGTGCAAAAAAATGGATAAGACCACTTTTGCCGATGAAAAGGTAGTGGAGTATGTGAATGAAAATTTCTATGCGGTTAAGTTTGACGCTGAAGCCAATAAGAGCTTTGCCTTTAAAGGCCAGGAGTTTACCAATCCCCAGTTTACCAAAGCCCTGAGAGTAAGTGGCTACCCAACCGTTGTGTTTTTCGCTGAAGATTTCTCTAAATTCCAGCCGGTGAGTGGTTATCGCCAGGCGGATGAATTCCTGAAAATGCTGGAATCATTTAATCAGGCAGAGCCAGCAGGAAAATAA
- the mnmE gene encoding tRNA uridine-5-carboxymethylaminomethyl(34) synthesis GTPase MnmE, translating into MQYSVEDTIVALSTPEGIGAIAVIRLSGKNAIQITNQVFKGKDLESQASHTLHFGTIRDGKEILDEVVVSLFKAPHSFTKENVVEISCHGSPYIVRKIIQLLLKKGARLAQAGEFTKRAFMNGQFDLAQAEAVADLISSDSEASHKAALNQMRGGFSEEIKGLRAQLVHFASMIELELDFVEEDVEFADREQLENLINEILRMINLLIDSFDLGNVIKNGVPTVIAGKPNAGKSTLLNALLNEEKAIVSDIPGTTRDFIEDEINIGGIGFRFIDTAGLRETTDKVEAIGVKRTYEKMQKASLIIYLFDLEHDNIQDVYRAINQLENQGIPFIKVGNKVDKARPELLEAVQKIEDVVFISAERKENLEGLKKMITDFVDLDKLKTSGTIVTNVRHYQSLLQTRESLQDVLNGLANEITHDFLAQDIRHALQHLGEITGEITTDDLLGNIFSKFCIGK; encoded by the coding sequence ATGCAATATAGCGTAGAAGATACCATCGTAGCGCTTTCTACACCTGAGGGTATAGGAGCTATAGCTGTCATTCGACTATCGGGAAAAAATGCCATTCAGATCACTAATCAGGTTTTTAAGGGGAAAGACCTGGAATCGCAAGCTTCCCATACCCTTCACTTTGGTACCATACGAGATGGAAAAGAGATTTTAGATGAAGTTGTGGTTTCATTATTTAAGGCTCCTCACTCTTTTACCAAAGAAAATGTGGTAGAAATTTCCTGCCACGGTTCCCCTTACATTGTCCGCAAGATCATTCAACTATTACTGAAAAAAGGGGCGAGGCTGGCTCAGGCCGGTGAGTTTACCAAGCGTGCTTTCATGAACGGTCAGTTTGACCTGGCCCAAGCTGAAGCGGTAGCTGATTTGATATCGTCTGATTCTGAAGCTTCTCACAAAGCAGCCCTCAATCAGATGCGGGGCGGCTTTTCAGAAGAAATTAAAGGCCTTAGGGCGCAGCTTGTACACTTTGCGTCTATGATAGAACTGGAACTGGACTTTGTAGAAGAAGATGTGGAATTCGCGGATCGCGAGCAACTGGAAAACCTGATCAACGAAATTTTACGCATGATCAATCTGCTAATTGATAGTTTTGACCTGGGCAATGTGATCAAAAATGGTGTGCCTACAGTGATTGCCGGTAAGCCCAATGCCGGAAAATCTACTTTGCTCAATGCCCTACTCAACGAAGAAAAAGCCATAGTCTCCGACATACCCGGCACGACCCGCGACTTTATTGAAGATGAGATTAATATCGGAGGAATTGGTTTCCGCTTCATCGACACTGCGGGCTTACGTGAAACTACCGACAAGGTAGAAGCTATAGGCGTGAAGCGTACTTATGAGAAGATGCAGAAAGCTTCGCTTATCATTTATCTTTTTGATCTGGAGCATGATAACATTCAGGATGTATATCGGGCAATCAATCAGCTGGAGAACCAGGGTATTCCATTTATCAAGGTGGGTAATAAGGTGGACAAAGCCCGGCCGGAACTGCTGGAAGCTGTTCAAAAAATTGAAGATGTTGTTTTTATCTCAGCGGAACGGAAAGAAAACCTGGAAGGGCTGAAAAAGATGATCACTGATTTCGTAGACCTGGACAAACTCAAGACCAGCGGGACTATTGTGACCAATGTACGCCACTACCAAAGTCTACTGCAGACCCGCGAATCGTTACAGGATGTGCTTAATGGCTTAGCCAATGAAATTACCCATGACTTTCTGGCCCAGGATATTCGCCATGCCTTACAACACCTTGGTGAAATCACCGGTGAAATCACTACCGATGATCTGCTGGGAAATATATTTAGCAAGTTCTGTATCGGAAAGTAA
- the gldC gene encoding gliding motility protein GldC: protein MKKSEINLTIHLDDDNVPEKIFWDATDKDDGADSASNAISLSIWDHLQKNTLRIDLWTKEMPVDEMKRFSIDTIGGIAQTILSATGDTYMSDEINELCDKLVKHVEEEQKKASQNPDN, encoded by the coding sequence ATGAAAAAGTCAGAAATCAACCTGACCATACATCTGGATGACGATAATGTGCCTGAAAAAATCTTTTGGGATGCCACCGATAAAGACGATGGCGCGGATTCCGCTTCCAATGCGATCAGCCTTTCCATTTGGGACCATCTGCAAAAAAATACGCTCAGAATAGATTTGTGGACTAAGGAGATGCCTGTTGACGAGATGAAGCGTTTTTCTATAGATACCATAGGCGGTATCGCTCAGACTATTCTTTCCGCCACGGGTGACACGTATATGTCTGATGAGATCAATGAGCTCTGCGACAAGCTGGTGAAGCATGTGGAAGAGGAGCAGAAGAAAGCGAGCCAAAATCCTGATAACTAA
- a CDS encoding helix-turn-helix domain-containing protein yields MKMKDLISFNAKNEMNDQIIAGIGKKVRSIRQQQNLKLHEVAKEANISKSLLSKIENGRSVPSLPVLVSIIQVLKVEFSAFFEGIEANGHVPYIHKKKEDYVFTEKESAIGFIYRHILSKHASSVIVEAVILDLQPNSKRDFVTTDGFEFKYVLSGRVEYHIGEHIVEMEAGDSLFFDGRTPHVPINKSDKNCSMLVVYLLTPPEV; encoded by the coding sequence ATGAAAATGAAGGATTTGATTAGTTTTAACGCAAAAAATGAAATGAATGACCAGATTATTGCTGGTATCGGCAAGAAAGTAAGAAGCATACGTCAACAACAAAACCTGAAGCTACACGAAGTGGCCAAAGAAGCTAATATCAGTAAAAGCCTTTTGTCAAAGATTGAAAATGGAAGATCCGTACCATCTCTACCCGTTTTGGTTTCCATTATTCAGGTACTTAAAGTAGAATTCAGCGCTTTTTTTGAAGGCATAGAAGCAAACGGACATGTCCCCTACATTCATAAGAAAAAGGAAGACTACGTATTTACTGAAAAAGAGAGTGCCATAGGATTTATTTACAGACATATCCTGAGCAAACATGCTTCCAGCGTAATTGTGGAAGCTGTAATTCTGGATTTGCAACCAAACTCTAAAAGAGACTTCGTCACCACAGATGGCTTTGAGTTCAAATACGTGCTAAGTGGTAGGGTAGAATATCATATTGGAGAACATATTGTGGAAATGGAAGCCGGAGATTCCCTTTTCTTTGACGGACGAACACCGCATGTTCCCATTAATAAGTCTGATAAAAACTGTTCAATGCTGGTAGTATACCTGCTTACCCCACCGGAAGTGTAA